From Brucella pseudogrignonensis, a single genomic window includes:
- a CDS encoding polysaccharide deacetylase: protein MRVLSSIVALSASLAFVTNPVQAETSKPQYVLISFDGAHDNKLWTRSRELAKNNNAHFTYFLSCVFLMERKNRRDYHPPRKSAGASNVGFALSHDEVVTRLGNIWQAHLEGNEIASHGCGHFDGTNWSTADWDKEIKEFRRITADAYKNNGVEGEPEGWQELARHGINGFRAPYLAASKPVQDALKSEGFRYQASSIARGPEVPKIDGAFASFGLPLIPEGPSQRPIIGMDYNLYVRHSKGKEAPAQAAQFEERTYKAFRAAFDKQYNGERVPLQLGFHFVLMNDGAYWRAMERLVSEVCNKQDVKCTTYNDYLNSIGAPGGNPPESKSQAL from the coding sequence ATGCGTGTTCTTTCTTCCATTGTCGCCCTTTCAGCATCACTTGCCTTTGTCACAAATCCAGTTCAGGCGGAAACGTCCAAGCCGCAATATGTGCTGATTTCCTTTGATGGTGCGCATGACAACAAGCTTTGGACACGCTCACGGGAACTGGCGAAAAACAACAATGCGCATTTCACCTATTTCCTGTCCTGCGTCTTCCTGATGGAAAGGAAAAACCGCCGCGACTACCATCCGCCACGCAAAAGCGCTGGTGCATCCAATGTCGGTTTTGCTTTAAGCCATGATGAAGTTGTGACGCGACTTGGCAATATCTGGCAGGCGCATCTGGAAGGCAATGAAATTGCCAGCCATGGCTGCGGCCATTTTGACGGCACCAATTGGTCAACCGCAGACTGGGATAAAGAAATCAAAGAATTCCGTCGCATTACGGCCGACGCATACAAGAATAACGGCGTTGAAGGCGAGCCAGAAGGCTGGCAGGAACTCGCACGCCACGGCATTAATGGCTTTCGTGCGCCCTATCTTGCCGCCTCAAAACCTGTGCAGGATGCGCTGAAATCGGAAGGATTCCGTTATCAGGCATCATCCATTGCACGCGGGCCAGAAGTGCCAAAGATCGATGGCGCATTTGCATCTTTTGGACTGCCGCTTATTCCTGAAGGACCATCACAACGGCCTATCATTGGGATGGATTACAACCTTTATGTCCGCCACTCCAAGGGTAAGGAAGCGCCAGCACAGGCTGCACAGTTTGAGGAACGCACCTATAAGGCATTCCGTGCCGCGTTCGACAAACAATATAATGGCGAGCGCGTCCCGCTCCAGCTTGGCTTTCACTTTGTGCTGATGAATGACGGCGCTTACTGGCGGGCAATGGAGCGACTTGTTTCAGAAGTCTGCAACAAGCAAGATGTCAAATGCACAACCTATAATGATTATCTCAACAGCATTGGTGCTCCGGGCGGCAACCCGCCCGAAAGCAAATCGCAGGCATTATGA
- a CDS encoding tetratricopeptide repeat protein — protein sequence MADDSFIREVNEELRSERAKQVWKNFGPIVIGAAVAIVIATAGWVGYQHWAESKASASGDKFLAALDLAAAGKNDEAIAALDDLEKTGYGSYPVLARLRSASVLAAKGDAAAAVAAFDAVAADNAVPAPMRDIARLRAAYLLVDSGSYDDVAKRVETLSADGNPMRSSARETLGLAAWKAERFDDAVKLYQQIANDTLAPANIRQRANTMLDLMRGAGITVPEAQG from the coding sequence ATGGCAGACGACAGTTTCATCCGCGAGGTAAACGAGGAACTCCGTTCGGAACGGGCGAAACAGGTTTGGAAAAACTTCGGCCCCATTGTGATCGGTGCGGCTGTTGCAATCGTCATCGCTACGGCTGGCTGGGTTGGTTATCAGCACTGGGCTGAAAGCAAAGCGTCGGCTTCGGGCGACAAGTTCCTTGCAGCGCTTGATTTGGCCGCAGCCGGCAAAAATGATGAAGCGATTGCAGCGCTCGACGATCTGGAAAAGACGGGTTACGGTTCTTATCCGGTTCTCGCGCGTCTGCGCTCGGCCTCAGTCTTGGCCGCCAAGGGTGATGCCGCCGCCGCTGTCGCAGCTTTTGACGCGGTTGCAGCCGACAATGCCGTCCCTGCGCCTATGCGCGACATTGCGCGTCTGCGTGCAGCCTATCTGCTGGTTGATTCCGGTTCTTATGATGACGTCGCAAAGCGTGTTGAAACGCTTTCGGCAGATGGCAATCCAATGCGCTCCAGTGCGCGCGAGACGCTTGGTCTTGCTGCCTGGAAGGCAGAGCGTTTTGACGATGCCGTCAAGCTCTATCAGCAGATTGCCAATGATACACTGGCCCCGGCGAATATTCGCCAGCGCGCCAATACAATGCTTGATCTCATGCGCGGCGCTGGTATCACTGTGCCAGAAGCTCAGGGCTGA